A region of the Candidatus Nanosynbacter lyticus genome:
GGCGGTTAGCCTGATGAAACAGGGCGAAGTGTCAGGTTCAGCGCGAATTGAGAAAGTTTTTGGTTACCGCGGACTGAACCGCGAAGAGCTTGACGAGGCGTTTGCTGGCGACATTGTGGCGTTGGTCGGCGTCAGTGAAGCACACATTGGCGATACGATTGCCGACAAAGAACAGCCTGAAGCCCTGCCGGCGATTGCCATTGAAGCGCCGACATTGAGCATGTATCTCGGCCCAAATACCAGCCCGATGAAAGGGCGCGAGGGTGAATTTACCACCTCGCGGCAAATTGGCGACCGATTGCGGCGAGAGCTGGAGACCAACGTGGCTCTGCGCGTCGAAGAAAACGGCATCGGCTTTACGGTGTCTGGCCGCGGCGAACTGCACCTCAGCGTCTTGATCGAGACCATGCGGCGTGAAGGCTTTGAATTTGAAGTCGGCCGCCCGCAAGTGGTCACCATCACCGAGGACGGCGTCGAAAAAGAGCCAATTGAAGAATTACAAATCGAAATTAGCAGCGAATTCATCGGCGCGATCAGCCAAGAATTGGGTGCGCGCCATGCTGAAATGAAGTCGCAAGAAACCACCGCCAGCGGCGCTACTCGCATCACCTACGTGCTGCCGACGAGAGCGTTGATCGGCCTGCGAAACGTACTGTTGACCGCCACCAAAGGCACGGTGATCATGAATTCCCTGCCGTGCGGCTATCAACCGCTGGGCGGCAAATTGCCAAAGACCCGCGGCGGCGTACTCATCGCTTTTGAAGCCGGCACGACAACGCCGTATGCTCTGCAGGCGGCCGAGGCACGCGGCGAACTCTTGGTCGGGCCTGGCACGGAAGTCTACGCCGGTATGATCGTCGGTATTTATAATCGCCAAGAAGACATCGAAATTAACGTCTGTAAGGCTAAGCACCTGACCAACATGCGCTCCAAATCGTCCGATGGCACGGTGCAGCTAACGCCATTTACACAGTTCAGCCTAGAGCAATGTATCGACTTTATCGAGGATGACGAGCTTTTGGAAGTTACGCCAAAGTCATTACGACTTCGCAAGCGATATCTGGACGCAAACGAGCGAAAACGCGCTGCGAAACAATAGTCGTGTAAACCACAAAATAACCGCCCCGTAATGGAGCGGCTATTTTTATAATTGTGAGCTAATTAATTGACAAGTGTTTCTTTAACCCTACGTGACACAAAGAAGTATAGAATAACCAGACCTTCCAGTATCAACATAGTAATGATTCCCGCAATTAGCGTTGGAGTATCCTCGCCCGATTTCCCAGATGCGTGTAAGGCAATCATACTTGCGGTGTTGTTTATCCCAGCCGTAATAAGCGTAGCTACCGCCAACCACTTACCAAGACGCTTTTGCATAGCTATAAACACAACAGCACAGATCGACAAAACTGCTAGTATCGGTGAGAATATCAAAGAAATAATATTCTCAGGCTGACTAAGATTCATTATAGCATTGAAAAACATTCCTATATTACCAATGCCACCAATAACAAAACAAACCACAAAGAACATTAGCCATCCCTTAACGCCCTTTAGCGATTCTGCCATAACAACATATTGCACTGGAGCTGCTTGTGGCTGAGCAAAATATTGCTGGTTAACTGGTTGCTGCTCGTACGGGGTGTTTTGAGATTGTGGCACTGGGCCATATTGTGCATTTGGATCTGGCTGTGGCGCATACT
Encoded here:
- the typA gene encoding translational GTPase TypA, translated to MKDASKIRNIAIIAHVDHGKTTMVDGLLKQSRTFRDNQAEMSQELIMDSGDQEHERGITITAKQTSIFYGDYKINIIDTPGHADFSGEVERTLNMADGVLLIVDAQEGPMPQTKFVLSKALELGLKPVVVINKIDKPARRIAEVEDELSDLFLELATDDSQLHYPIYYAIGRDGKAWREIPTDPSNNADLTPIFEAIINDIPAPSVTADGGFQMLVTSLQYDTFQGKYAIGRIARGSVKRGLAVSLMKQGEVSGSARIEKVFGYRGLNREELDEAFAGDIVALVGVSEAHIGDTIADKEQPEALPAIAIEAPTLSMYLGPNTSPMKGREGEFTTSRQIGDRLRRELETNVALRVEENGIGFTVSGRGELHLSVLIETMRREGFEFEVGRPQVVTITEDGVEKEPIEELQIEISSEFIGAISQELGARHAEMKSQETTASGATRITYVLPTRALIGLRNVLLTATKGTVIMNSLPCGYQPLGGKLPKTRGGVLIAFEAGTTTPYALQAAEARGELLVGPGTEVYAGMIVGIYNRQEDIEINVCKAKHLTNMRSKSSDGTVQLTPFTQFSLEQCIDFIEDDELLEVTPKSLRLRKRYLDANERKRAAKQ